The Periplaneta americana isolate PAMFEO1 chromosome 10, P.americana_PAMFEO1_priV1, whole genome shotgun sequence genomic interval TATCTGCAGTCAATTCTTCCTTTCTTGTCGAAGTTAATAAAAAACTGAACTCcaggaatgaagataaatttattCCACCATCAATTATGAAGAAGTCTTCAGAAGAAGTTGCATCTATTTCACAACAGAATTGTCAGTGTTTCttatgaattttatgaaaattcttTTGAAATACGAGTTCCTAAGTTATTCATTCACTTGATAAGATATCTGTGAAATGTAGCCTCCTCTAGAATAAGACAAATTTCAAGAAACAATCTATTAAGTAGATGGATTTGACTTGtatgaaggtaatttatatttttaattccttGCTTGAAGTATATGTGAGTTCAGAGAAAATGGCaaaatataatgaagaaaatgctactctttgctcaaaatggggtgacattttttaattatttttctgagaaaatggttCCCTGTGCACAATTTCAGAAGTTGAAGTATCTCTGAGTCTtcctggaagtaatgcttcagtggaAAGAGTTTCTTCAATGAACATGATGTGAACATCCCAAAAATTCAGAATCAGTTTAGAAACTGTTTGTGCTATGCTTGTTATCTTAATCAACTTCAACATGATCTATCACGAATTTACTGAAAAACTGGAATCTCGAGAAGACCTGcttaaaaaaattcactcttccgtaaaaaaaaaaaaaaacagtagttcAGTCTGTAAATAGGATGAGTTCCAGTATTTTGATTCTTAAGATTATTatgtgggcagggcatgtagcaagtatgggcgaatccagaaatgcatatagagtgtcagttgggaggccggagggaaaaagacctttggggaggccgagacgtagatgggaagataatattaaaatggatttgagggaggtgggatatgatgatagagactgttgatcttgctcaggatagggacttacggcgggcttatgtgagggcggcaatgaacctccgagttccttaaaagccagtaagtaagtaagtaagtaagtaagtaagtaagtaagtaagtaagtaagtaagtaagtaagtaagtttatgtaAAAACTTTGTAAGCAAACGGCAATCTAActtaggtaatttttttttactaatttcggcactgcagcctgaggcttattgtacttaGACCTACAACTCTAcggaacacacgcacacactgcaggactcccccgtttactggGTCGGGGTACCCGGGGaccactgcgagacaccacatacactgggacaatggacggacaaccagtccccgtgaagaggtccaaattaaatccccctgacttcatgacgggaatcgaacccaggccaccttgatcaggagtccagcacgctacctcaAGACCAAGGATGCGGACAACATAGGTAATAATtgttaaatagtacattatgcaacgagcctgtaatggtagtaattaagacacaagtatgtttgtttatgaaacgagcacaagcgagtttcataattttcatacgagcgtcttaattaccattataggcaagtttcatacgactttttatgctcgaccatatttctaacttgaaattattcaaaagtttccatgttatggttatgttaagTGACGAATGGaattgacctgaattgtgagatgtgcgcagacgcgaaagtattgatttattccgaggcacgaatatcattgaccttgatataacctagagaacattagtattgatataacctggaaattgatttagaattgaaaaacgagatgacaaattgaatttatttgaatattatttacaattaacgctaagtaacagaacataatcttttgcgacagtattggatttccagcctccatgacatttccttagttgtctttcgattgcatatccgagaataatcgaaaacctgaactttaatgaataggtgtactttaatgacatgcattaaaggactgctaccaggttataattactacatttcggcatggtcgagcataaaatatttttttataatctatATCTGTCCCCGAAAATAGTGAAAAATTCTGATAACTTTACTAAATGGTGATTAACATTATTTCAGTTTTCTCCTTACagaatatttttatagaaatatataatctagggaaataaaaagtcagtGATATATTACAGTTTTCATATCCAGattttattagtaacatatatttgaattttactaACAAAGTTGACACATTTATAACTTTGTAATGTGATATAAAGACAATATTTGCCAACACCAAAATAAATTGACCAAACTTCCATAACAGAACGCAATTACCCAAATGCACCCATATGGTACGGATGTAAGTGCATGAGAAAAATTGTAATACCCATGAACATAACAGAGGATACCAGAAGAGAAGATCAATACTTCAGATTATCAGCACCTTTACAATGCTGAACATCTGGAGTGGCAGGAATCAAAAGCTTTACCACgataaagaagtgaaataacaTCTCTAGCAACCCATATGACCAACCCCCAAATGCCCCGTCTATTATTTTACCCCTTACTGAAGAAAAAATAGTCAAATTACATGTGCAAATTAGATTAGTTTATACGGTTATATGgtacagtattaattttttaGTGTCTAACACAATTCTTTTAATCATGTTCACTTGGATTTGTCAGTTATCATCAAGCATTTCAGTCACACGATATTTAAATCTTTCTCTATAACATTATGGGCAATTTGCTGCATGATCAATAAGGAAGAGGAAGAAATTGCTTTAAAGGAACTCAGCATCATACTGGTACctattccatgcaaaattatGAACATTCATAACAGACTTCTGTCACTGTGAGAGGCTCTTTGCCGActtacaaataaaacaatgttcCTAACAAAATGTGAATTGCAATATTCAAATTTTCCTTTTGAAGTATACAGCAGAAAGGTCTCTCTAACCCATGTACAAAGAATGATGTGCAATGTACAGTATATGCAGTTGAATATGGTATATCcaggcttaaggggagaggatggtatttttttaaacttttttcctatttggtgtaaaatattaattttttttatgtagagagctcatagccgtagcaactcaaccaaaaataaatattttgaaaaaattatttgggggcccagatttgaaaaaaaaaaaaaaccaaatgcaggattttactaaaaccaatatatctaaaccatttttaaaggtagattgatccggttttttgcaatgtacttgaaAAAGCATGCCCTACAAACtgtctgcaacagaattttgatatttgtccctacgtttgtaaaataaacaattaaaatttaataacacttttctgaattcctttcttgcaaacaaacggacgtagttttaaaatgaaatcaaataacaaaattctgttacagagaaaagtttcctaataatttaaagaatgtgtgttctaaatttcatgcatgtatctttaatagttcagaaattatatcaatttttgtctgcaatgtagcaaaaaaatgaagttaccgtaaaccgataaatgggggcgagtgatttaaaaatccatagtgcaggaagtttaaaaatggcgtctcaacatccgataagggcacaaatacccacaaaatgttatgcaatgcattccacacatatcaaaggatattttaaagaaaaaaattttttttgaaaattcaatttaccggaaacaacaataaaaggtggcgagtgatttaaaaattcataatgcaggaagtttaaaaatggtgtctcaacatctgataagggcacaaatacccacaaaatatgctatgcattccacacatatcacagagtatttaaaaaaaaaaaaatttaatttactcatttttcaccaaaaaataccatcctctctcctaaAAAAGATCTATCAAAATATAACAAACTAAATATATCTAGTCACAATCATGAACGTAAATAAGTACTTGTAGAAAATAGAAAGTATCCTTCCCTAGTGCACATTATACAAAAGAAATAGAGAATTGTGggctatttttgttttctctgaaactggaatgttaaaatattttaggtGCAAATAGATACCTTTTGAAGAAGATTAAAAATTTCGAGAATATCATAAAGGCGAAAAAGAGTGTCCATAACTTGAGATCTTATTCAAATATTTAATGTCAAATTCCTTTGACTCAATTTTACTCGCCACTCTGACAACAAATTTTCTTTTGCCATATTTTCCTTCACAATTCAATTTTGTcttattaacttcattaatagtTTCACTAGTTCCTACAAGCAAAATTTTGACACCTTAGAGTGTATTAACTGCTACCCGAATTGTTGTTTCACCAACACCTTCAAGGCAACTTTCACATTTTGTTTGAATTTGGATTCTTTCTTCTAATCAATATTGAAATTGACTATCTATGCTGTATACCGTATTAAACTTATTTGAAAGTTTGGTCtcgtacattaaaaaataaacgaCATAACTTATCCCTAGGTACTATGTGTCAGTACGTTCAACAGGTTCCCCGACATGTCAACAGTATTACAATTGTTATATTGTTTTTTGAGTGATGAataaatagataggcctaccgaTAGTAATGAAAATCTGACAACATGTTGGAAACAATTTGGTGAGAGCTCCaattttagaaataatttttatgtatttctttatcctgcatccattcttcttcttctttgtcttcttcttcttcttcttcttcttcttcttttgcacTGAGTCTTTATGTTATCAAATTATTAAGGAGAAAATTATCTGTTACACTGTGGTGATTATTAAAATGAAAGGCCAATAGTAAATTAAcacttgttataataataataataataataataataataataataataataataataataataataataataataataataataatatcatcgtcatcatcatcatcatcatcatcatcatcatcatcatcacagaagAGCATTATTTGTCAACTGGCTAGTATATCAACTTTCCATGTCAGCAGTGTGGGTTCAAATCTCAGACAGTCCAACAATAAGTGAACTTTGCAATGAACGAAGAAGGTGATGAATTGAGggatttgccggaaaaagggcgtatacatcAATATGGTGAACTGAGATataggcaatctaagattttaaaacgcacctgaataaaatgttatacagatagtgaacaaaattatacattaaattaaaaatcttagcgagtataatgttttgtagcatttaggcaatttatattattaaatttccttatatttgtaccatataaaacttcggtctatacgccctttatccgTATAACGATTTgtttaggggatttaatgtagatttcagatttaaatttcacacggaattgaaacaaagatacattttatgacatattatctacttctaaagtaatttacattatttcagatatactgagtagacattaagtacgcaaaacaaaatctctgaatataacagaaaaagaaaatctcaattttgtatgaacataaataaataaaatttattctttgtataatcctgataacaataagcccaaaaatctgaatattgtaacaaatctctttacagaacataaaatatttccgtctgaatctatgactttgtttattcttaaagcaaggacaataatgaacataaaaagtagtcaaaggaaacaactggactgactaaattgaactatatatatttgcttagtctctaccaagagaaaacacacacagtacagtatgcggtaatgcgcagcactagctctacttgtagactgactgactaaatcgcgcacgcacgcacgcacgcagccctgtcctgcaggtatgtacagtacaatcaaaacaaaatttcgctactataattagcgaattattcactacattttaaaccgttttccagaagaagggcgtagaggtctatcccCTTTCTTCctgcaaacccctcaattgtaacATATATTTTGGAACACAATGCCTTCCGTTaccatccattttttcattcactgccattaataaataaagtagatatATTAAATCATACAGTGAAATGATGTGTACTTGATAACTAGTAGCTGTAACTAttaacaatgaaacatacagaAGGAATACTCGCCAGCTTTCTTGAATAAGGATCAGTATTATCATAATCGTAAGTATATTGTTacaggagtcgacctggttggcgagttggtacagcactggccttctatgcccaaggttgcgggttcgatcccgggccaggtcgatggcatttaagtgtgcttaaatgcgacaggctcatgtcagtagatttactgtcatgtaaaagaactcctgcaggacaaaattccggcacatctggcgactctgatataacctctgcagttgcgagcgtcgttaaataaaacataacatttaacattgttataggaaattattttttttgtgttaactACAGTTCAGTCTTAATTTACCGcattcctatttttaatttatatcttgGAAGATAAGATAAAATCTTCCCTGTTAACATCCAATGCCTAACTTACAACAGGATGTATGACCAATGTCAATGTTGTAAAGACATACTATTCTTTGAGCAAAGGTGcagagaaataaaaatttgtcCTTAACACAAacacttgaaaagaatttgatgACCTGTCTCTCAAGGCTGCAAAAAAAGACTGAGCACAGAACTCAACAACAGCCTCATGTGTAAGTGTCTGCAGGTATATCTCAtttcatctgaagtctgattaaaataaatacaatttcaattgaaAATAGATATAATAAGAATCAAGTGAAGGAAATTAATAGCTTACTACTGTACAGTTATTACTTTCCTTTAACTAATGTAATATCTATTACTCCTCTTCGCAAGGCTTGTTGTCAAAtaaatagtaacaaaaataaatggtgtTCCAAATGTCTTCTTATTTTATGATCCTTTTGTCCCTTTCCATTTGCAaggtataaaattacatttctctttcttaGCTGCAGACCGGCGAATAAGTTTAAGTTGCTTGCTGAGTGAGGGAGGtaacaatatttccaaaactctgaaagaaaataaacaaacaaatagacaATCGattacacaaaaaaattaaataaacaagtggacaaacaaacgaatgaatgaatggacagacaggcaaataaataaataaataaataaataaataaataaataaataaataaataaataaataaataaataaattaattaattaattaataaaataaaataaaataaaataaataaataaataaataaattgaataaattaaataaataaataaattaataaataaaataattaaataaataaaataaaataaaataaataaataaataaataataaataaataaataaataaataaataaataaataaataaataaataaataaataaataaataaataaataaataaataaataaataaataaataaataaataaataaattcattaatcagTCAGTCAAAGTAAATTACTCAACAAAATATTATCATGTAATAATGCTATATTGCACATAGCTCTGTATCTTTGTCTTCAATATGCAGTACTGTATATGATTAACTGACTGAACTATTTCTGACAACCAAGTTATAATTTTCTAAAAAAGAAACTCTGTATAAACAAACATTAACTAGAACAGACTgctaaagaatgtaatataatgttaaaagaattGAAGTTATACTttataaatgtaatcttcatcttacgatgtttggtgacgtatacttTATAATCTAAAACCAGAAAAACTGATGAACTTCCATTTTCTTGGTCTGTGAGAAATTTTATTTATCAGACGAAGAtagacttcggaatatgtatgataagactttgtgttaaattctaacgtaccttgtttaccaTTGGAGGCCAGAAAGTtaccaataaataggtttaagtccTGCATATATAGATGGTTGCTGAACAGACCTTTCTATTCAGTGAGtgaattcatggagtgtgatgtaaatattgtattttggaAATGtaccctttctttatattttaatttgtctctttgtattttaattataccttttgtccttatataaatgtgttaacctacagcatactctgtttatctctcagtgtttgttttgtttatttctcagtgtatgtttatttgcttataattatttgtttacttgtctatatttattcgtgctaagtttgtttgtgcatgtgtgagtgtatgtgtgcgtgtgtatacTATCAAAcgtgacgatgtcatatccaggccttgtacactggtttctgacaaataaatattattattattattattattattattattattattattattacatgtttcgaccttttatgggtcatcctcagaactgttcgttgttggtcttggcgcctgttgttttgtttcctgtgagggtgtgttcgtgtggtgtaatgtagagtcaaagagtgtgtgtgttctgaaattgagttgtaatATCATATCCAATCATACAGGTTAAGATAGAAACAGATGCCACATTACCTCAGAGGCTTTTTATCCAGTTGCATTTTCCTGACTGCTCTTCCAATTTCACAGGCGATCCTCTCAGAGCAATCTTTGCCATCTATTCCATCCAGCACGAGTCTAGTGAGGGCTGCGAGCTCGTCAGGAGCGTGCTTGAGGGCGGAGATGCCCCTGGACCTGAGATTTCCGAACTTGGGCAGGAAGAGGACGGAGAAAGCAAACATTAGAGCCATTCCAACAAAGCCTGCGATTGCCATGAATAGTGGCTCCACACTTTTCTCAGAGCCTGAGTCGATGATCATCATTGCAGTAGGGATCATCGCTGCCATTTGAGATGCTGGTTTGTTTGATGATGCAGCTGAAGTCTGCTGTTGTtgttgatgctgctgctgctgctgctgttgttgctttACCTGTTACATATTAAACTTATCAAATATTGTGTCACTATACATAACAGAATCGATTCTCCAACTGATGAATCGATCAATCATTGATCGATCGATTGATCAACTGGCCGACCAACCAACCGACCGATAAATTGATCGattgatcaatcaatcaatcaaccaaccaatcaatcaacaaaccaatcaatcaatcaatcaaacaaatCAAATGATCACTTTAaaccaatcaaatcaaatgaaagttCCACGGAGAGAACATGCTAAGTCACTTTTCTTACATTTTACAGGGGAGCATTTCTTAACTTTAATACACTTATAAGACATCATTAGTTCACATTTGATTTATATTTAAGTTACCATGTTACAACGCAGAATTTTTGCCATTCTGATTTACTAGAAATATGGTTCAGTTTATGAACTAGAAGCTGgaccaaaaacaaaaataaagtagaaatgaTGTAGCATGTTCTTTCCATGGACCCTTTAAATGTAATAGATTAAAGGACGACCTCCATGTGTATGAGCTCATTTTAAAAGGCAGTTATTTGAACTGAGTAACAAGGGCAGTCGAATAAACAATATAAACAGGATTACAGGTAGGGCCTATAagttatattatacatttttcccTGATGGTTTTTTAGGTTAAAACCAATATACATTTAGTACTACTCAAAACCATCACAATATTTATACAAAACACTaatcagatctccatctatcCTCTATTAGTCTTAGCTGTTATAGAAATGGAGTTCACTCTTCATGTATTGCAGTCCTCCAAGCACTgcctattatataaaatttctgccTAATCATAACTTCTATTCGACTGATGAAtcgtttatgcttgtaaattaaattaatctgcttattatgtgttgtatatttttgtataactttttacttgttccacatctcagaGCTACAATgaaatgataaatgaaatgaaatgaaatgatatcAAATAAAATCTTCATGCTTCCTGAAGTAATGCTAGAGTTAAGGATGTGCATACCGGTACCTCATTGGTTTGAGGTGGCTCCGTCACAAAGCTCTTGATagggtagaagtagtagtagtatccttGTTCTTGCTGCATAGGGTCCTTGTTTGTGTTGAGCCCAGTTAACAAATTCTGTAGGGCCTGCATTCCTGGAACTGTTCCAGAACTCACGCCAGACAAGTCCAAGAGAGCACCTTTATTTATTGCTGCCTGGTAGAGGGCAGCAAGCTCTTCCTTCGACAGTGGCTGAGGTGGTGGCAGATTTTGTTTTGGTTGTTCTGCCGCACTTGGTTCCAACTCTACTTCTGcctgtaataattatacatacaAAATTCAGTGCTAAGAATTTTAATATGGTTGTTAAGTAAACGAAAATGTCTCGACCACAAGAACTCACACTTCGTTTTAAAAGCGAAGGTTCCAAAATATCAGGACAGAGAAAAGGTAGACCTCCCAATGAATGCCTTTTGATGAAAAACAGTTTGTGCTTATGTATATCTTGTTGCTGAGTGTAGCCTTAATAGTGAATGGCTTTTGATGAGTAACATATTTTGTGCTTATGTAAGTCTTGTTTGTGAATGGGAACAGAACAAACCAAGAAACATAAAAAACTTTATTCGGATGTTTGCTGCCAACTTCCAGTATCTCCTTGAAAAAGTctctcctttaatttcaaaacaaaacagaaacataCGAGTGAGACAGCTTATCATCTGTGTTTCTTAGCAACAGGTAGattatttatgttaatatagTGAACAGAATTTGATCCCATTGCAGGAACCCTTTGCTCAAGAATTTTTCAGAAAGGGGTGAAATAAGCACgaagagtgattcaaaagtctcgttatattttattaaaaaacaaatttaatttaaaaacttccATGACTTCTGAAAACCACTCTACAATAAAAGATAAACTTAGTACATTTCAATGTGGTGGCCCTTGTAGACCAGAACACTTTCTCCAGCATAGCTGGCATGATCTTGCCTGCTGCTGCAGCTATTCACTGTTGCAATTGTTCTATGTTGTTCGTTCTTGGTACACCTTAGACTTAATGAAACCCCAGACGAAAAAGCCTACGGTTGCCAGGTCTGGAGATGGGCCATCAAATATCTTGGTGAGCCATGACCAATCCGCCTGCGAGAGTAGGTTCTATTGAGGTAGTCCGGAAAATTTCAGCGAAATAGAgtggtgcaccatcttgctggaaaacaaCAGTGTCTTTTATCCCATCCTGTTCCAGCTATGGTTCCAAATTTGTTCTAGCATATCAAGATAGTTATTCCCTGTAATTGTTGGTTCTGAAAACATGAAAGGCCGATACAATGTTTATCAgattttcatttcaatttcaacTAACAAGCCAGAACACATAGCTTTTCTAGTAGCAAAGTAAAGTTCAAGTTTTTGCCTTATCTGAACGTAGTAAGGGCCTTTCTTGAATTTTCGGCTATTCTTCTACCCAAATCCTACTATTATGCTTGTTCACATAGTCACATgtgtgacattatttttcaacaCTGAAATTTGGTTGAACCTGTTCATGGATCTTTTCACGCAGATGAGCGCAAACGACTGTTGTTCTTTCttcaaatttaattacactttataaaaaagGAACCTggtcattaaaaaatattaaacagacttgtgtttagtgaactgtccataacaagtttgaacctcacaagtaataccaacaaggcactacttacgaggcaactaggccaggagataatgagatagagtggccagttcctttccccctgcattgcatacatcgtcgactagttacatattacactagtcagacttcagatgtatacaaacaataaattgttcttcctcctctctctcttcttaacttttacaataaactgtctagctattattaatcagttaatattttagtactttgatttttattgtatttgtaaatttaatattaattgtaattataattgtaattattgtattcttaatattgtagatgtaatcccttggtagaggggaagagaaggcctgagggtcttatctctaccagcttaaataaataaataaataaataaataaataaataaataaataaataaataaataaataaataaataaataaatagataaatggatggatggatggatggatagagagatagatagatagatagatagatagatagatagatagatagatagatagatagatagatagatagatagatagatagatagatagatagatagatagatagatagatagatagatagatagatagatagatagatagatagatagatagatagatagatagatagatagatagatagatagatagatagatagattagttagatatcgtcaagtgagatgtactgcctgataatagatgtacatatcatccCGAACCTCAAATTGTATTGAAATATGCAGGGATTTTGATATGAATATTCGAAACTGAAACCATAACAAGTGTAAAATTGCCGATTGTATGGCGAaatcgaataaaaaaaaaacactgtaaaataagtAGAACTCGTGGCACACAAAATCACCAGAAATTATCTCACACTTCAATTGAAGAACAAGCAATTATTACTCAAATCCTAGTAACAAAACTTATTTTAGTAAACTACTTTTACAGAAAGATATAAACGCACACGGACTTAGTACTATTTAGTGTTCTGTATAGTAGCTTTAATGTCCTAAGTAATCCCACAAATTAATGAAGCTTACAATGGGTAGTGGAGTTGGTCCCATGATTTTTCCTACTGTCTCTTCATTATCTGGAATGCTGTCCGTATTTTGATCCTGGCTGACAATCTTCCACATGATTGATGACTGCGCCCTTTCACTTTGAAGTTTATTCATTACAGTTTTCAGGTACTCTGCCCCAACCTCTTCTTCAGACTTTATGGTAGATATCAGGATTGAATTCAGTACTGCCAGTACGAACATACACCACAttctgaaaacaaaattaaaacattattttcatgagcgtgtgaaaaaaaaaaactcgctaGTTTGTTGAGAGAAATACTCTCTTAGCACCTCCAGAAAATTACTCGactcgacggcaattcggaaggcggtagtctgctagcgtttgcttcgagagagacagatagagagagcaaggcagcgtacaacattgccacatacaataataatcttagcCACTGATTACTGtaacatgacaccaaacaaaccctctttccttcactaacaatattctttacaCGGTTCTCAATCCCCACAACACATACTTCTGCAGTCGTtccttgcacgttggcaacgttgcagccagcatcaagatggccggcagcgttctgctcgtcaacgtttttaaaataattatacaccttaaacactattttccgcgctttcctgtgcaatact includes:
- the LOC138708173 gene encoding uncharacterized protein — its product is MLRMWCMFVLAVLNSILISTIKSEEEVGAEYLKTVMNKLQSERAQSSIMWKIVSQDQNTDSIPDNEETVGKIMGPTPLPIAEVELEPSAAEQPKQNLPPPQPLSKEELAALYQAAINKGALLDLSGVSSGTVPGMQALQNLLTGLNTNKDPMQQEQGYYYYFYPIKSFVTEPPQTNEVKQQQQQQQQHQQQQQTSAASSNKPASQMAAMIPTAMMIIDSGSEKSVEPLFMAIAGFVGMALMFAFSVLFLPKFGNLRSRGISALKHAPDELAALTRLVLDGIDGKDCSERIACEIGRAVRKMQLDKKPLRVLEILLPPSLSKQLKLIRRSAAKKEKCNFIPCKWKGTKGS